One window from the genome of Candidatus Cloacimonadota bacterium encodes:
- a CDS encoding sugar transferase: MKNQTLSSYFPIIKFISDIFIIGFSFIIGFKIKFQYQFPFSDAQHYEHMYVDIYLNIIWLLIVIWLIAFIISGTYKKRFGPLARINEIRAIFIGIAIATMQTLSFTFIFQSLPQSRYVIVYAALTAFILMFFSRLFLNKLYTFWKKKHSKNKKAVIIGAESMGQSIAEKMLLYPDLGFNYIGTIASHQPEKLNFHLKSSFKLLGSISIYKEVLRENKAEALFVTIDINFNYMDDVISYCKKHDITLRFTPSRYQFNKGTLDFDDMDGVPLINIYRASFDRWKSFIKRLFDIVVSVPLIILLSPVFLIIALIIKFTSPGPIFYKQLRVGRTSEPSFDELQDKHENPSHDETDFPLNTFYVYKYRTMITDAEHDSGPTMTMDVNSNKITPFGAFLRRSSLDELPQLLNIFKGDMSLIGPRPERPYFHQKFVKEISNWDERLVVLPGITGWAQVNGRAALSTEPSEKLTYDLYYIEHWSLMFDLKIIYHTIINVILQRNVY; the protein is encoded by the coding sequence ATGAAAAACCAAACGCTGAGTTCATATTTCCCGATCATCAAATTCATTTCCGATATTTTTATAATTGGGTTTAGTTTCATCATTGGCTTCAAAATTAAATTTCAATATCAATTTCCATTTAGTGATGCCCAACACTATGAACACATGTATGTGGATATTTATTTAAATATCATTTGGCTATTAATTGTAATTTGGCTGATTGCTTTTATCATTTCAGGGACATACAAAAAAAGGTTTGGTCCGCTCGCCAGAATAAATGAGATAAGGGCTATTTTCATTGGTATTGCAATAGCTACTATGCAAACCCTGTCTTTCACATTTATTTTTCAATCTCTACCACAATCTCGCTATGTTATCGTTTATGCTGCTTTAACTGCTTTCATTTTAATGTTTTTTTCCAGATTGTTTTTGAATAAATTATACACTTTTTGGAAAAAAAAACATTCAAAAAATAAAAAGGCTGTTATAATCGGAGCCGAATCTATGGGGCAAAGTATTGCAGAAAAAATGCTATTGTATCCTGATCTCGGTTTTAATTATATAGGTACGATTGCAAGCCACCAACCTGAAAAATTAAATTTTCATCTTAAATCCAGTTTTAAATTATTAGGCTCTATTTCTATATATAAAGAAGTTCTTCGGGAAAACAAAGCTGAAGCATTATTCGTAACCATTGATATAAATTTTAACTATATGGATGATGTTATATCTTATTGCAAAAAGCATGACATAACACTAAGATTTACCCCCTCAAGATATCAATTCAATAAGGGCACCCTTGATTTTGATGATATGGACGGTGTTCCTCTGATAAATATTTATCGTGCTTCGTTTGACAGATGGAAAAGTTTTATTAAGCGTCTTTTCGATATTGTTGTTAGCGTTCCTCTAATTATTCTGCTTTCTCCAGTGTTTTTAATTATTGCCTTAATTATCAAATTTACCTCTCCAGGTCCTATTTTTTATAAGCAATTAAGAGTCGGTAGAACTTCCGAACCTTCCTTTGATGAGTTACAGGATAAACACGAAAATCCCTCTCATGACGAAACAGATTTCCCGCTTAACACGTTTTATGTTTACAAATATCGAACAATGATTACTGATGCTGAGCATGATTCCGGACCAACTATGACAATGGATGTAAATTCAAACAAGATTACGCCGTTTGGGGCATTTCTTCGCCGCAGTTCTTTGGACGAACTTCCTCAACTTTTGAATATTTTTAAGGGTGATATGTCTTTAATCGGTCCCAGACCGGAGAGACCGTATTTTCATCAAAAATTTGTTAAGGAAATTTCAAATTGGGATGAAAGGTTGGTGGTACTCCCCGGCATAACCGGCTGGGCACAAGTAAACGGACGGGCAGCACTTTCTACCGAACCTTCGGAAAAGCTCACGTATGACCTTTATTATATCGAGCACTGGTCACTAATGTTTGATCTGAAAATAATTTACCATACAATAATTAATGTTATCCTTCAACGAAACGTATATTAG